The Setaria viridis chromosome 2, Setaria_viridis_v4.0, whole genome shotgun sequence DNA window CTCTCAGCAGCAATACTGCACTAGCTACCACCCGTGTTACTGTTAGAGCGAGGTGTAACCCCCAAAACGATAAGAGTATGCTATACTTTATCATGCGTGCGCGTGTGTCCTCAATTAAGTAAGCCAAGTAGCTTGGCAACTTGTTCAATTGTGAAGAGCAACAATTGTAATTGTGTTGACAAAGCAAGATTATCTATCAAGAATTTGCAGCAGGATATTAGTTGTATATCGTTTCACATCTTATTTGTTGATTTTAGGTCCTGTTTAGTTGCcagattttggacaaccaaaatcactgtgcCAGCACCGTAGCatattgtagcgtttcgtttgtatttgtgaattattgtccaaatattgactaattagactcaaaagattcgtctcgcaaagtacaaccaaactgtgcaattagtttttgatttcggtactccatgcatgtaccgtaagtttgatgtgatggggaatcttctaaacaaggccttactCAGTAAAGAAACTGAAGAGCAAATATAATTGTGTCGACGAAGCCTGTAGGTACCGTTATCAAATAACGCATGCCACCCATAGTACATGCCCAACACCGAGTTGACTTGACTTTGCAAAGAAAATATTGATGTTTCCCTCTTCAGTTATGATGATTGAAATACAGTCCTACTGATTGACGACTTGTAACAAGATCTACCTAACCTGACCCATCAGGATCCAAATTTATAAGGTTTTctggtttttcttctttttttttcgttttgttTGGATCACTGCATGCCTGTGAAGAACTGGAGATCTAGGAAACACTTGATGGTTTGTATCTTACGTGTGTTTATGCGAGACCAAGATTGTGTTCCTTGCTTCCATCCAAAGCCATAGCGTACAGTGGTGGAGATGCTGAAGCTATTTTATCTATGCTGCTTTGGGCTTTGGCAGTAGCAGCAGTGCAGCAAAGCAAGCAGTTGATTCTTCTGAATCTCTAATATGAAAATGATTCCAAGGCAGCCACGTTTTGCTCGACATGAAAATGATATCGCGATAGCTGCTGTCTGGTGCGGTCTGGTGTCTGGTCCATCCATCGGCCGCATCCCCGGCCGCCCAGACCCAGTAGTTCCTCTCCTTGCTCTGCTCGGCAGCGGCCTCTCCTCACCCTGTGGCTGTGGCGTGCAAGTGGAGGACTGGAGCCTGGAGGTGGAGCCGAAGCGAATCgaatctttcttcttttctttcctggCACACCGGCATACATACAAGAACATTTGCTCCTTGTCTGTTCAGTTCATCCCCCTGCTTCCCCCGCCGGCCCATCTTCTCCCCTTCACTGGTCAGCTGTTCAGAGAGAGTCTATTTGCAATCTTGATCCTCAATTCTCGACGCCTTGTTCAGTTCCTTCTTGCTGTTGCGGCTTCGCTGTGGCTTGCCCTGCCCCCAAGTtagtttcttctctttcttttgtcGGTGCTCGCCTGtctgtttctttcttccttctcccaACCCATCGCGGTCGCCATGTCCCGAGTTCCTTCCTTTCCTGCGCCTGGAACGTCTGGGGCTGAAGCTTCTTGAGGACCCACCCTATCCTACCGCCGGCTCCTCTTGAGCTGCttagcagagcagagcagatgGGTATGGCTCTGCTCCTCCGCGTGGTCTGCCTCTGCAGCGCCCTCGCAGTGGCCCTGCCGGCGCGGCCGCCCAGCGTCACCATCGGCGCCCTCTTCACCTTCGACTCCGTCATCggcagctccgccgccaccgccatccagCTCGCCGTCGACGACATCAACCGCGACGCCACCGTGCTCAGGGGCACCAACCTCACCGTGCTCATGCAGGACACCATGTGCAGCGGATTCGTCGGCACCATCCGAGGTACCACTACTAACATCTCATCTCGTCTCCTCCAATTGATTGCTACTACCTGCTCAGTGCTCAGTTTTAACTTCCCTCCTCGTGTTGATCATCATTTTGTCGAGTGGTGGTTGGCCTGTCCTTCAATTAGAGTGGGACTGCATACTGCACACCATGTCTGTGTCTCCATTGGGCGATCTCCCTttcactctctgtcatctcgTTGCTCTTATTGGGCTCTTAGCCCTGattgttcttttcttcttctccttcttctgcTCGTCTTTTCCAGGTAAACGGCTTGCCGCATACCAACCAGCTAGTAATAGTCAAACTCCATGCGTTACACGCCTTCACTTCCCAATCTCATGAGCAGGGATTAGCAGCTGCCCAATGATTCCTTCCTTCCTCTGAAGTCGACCTCTGAAAGTGTGAATAGTTCAGTGCAACTGTCCAAATATTCTAGCGAGATGCAGTAGGCTAACGTACAAGTGTGCAAATATCAATTTTCATAACATGTGGATGATGAGGTCATGCTTCAAATAGCAGCAATGTGATTGGCCAAATACATGTGGACCCCCAATATTTCTTTGTTATTGTTTTCAGCTGACAAGTTTCATATTTGAAATGGGATGAAAAAACTGTTAAAAAACAATGTCCATTGTAGGATTTCGAACACTAGTTTCTGTATGTGAGAACCACCCAGCTATTTAATTAGGAGTATATATTTGTTACTTAAAAATTAAAATCATTTATCATACTATAGGCAAAACTTATAATTTATAAATTCCTTTTGTACTAAACTATTAGGACAACATAACTGCTACAATTTATAAAAACAATGCATGATTTATTTTTATTGATGAAACGGTCCTAATTAATTGGTAAAAGTCTAAATTACTCCCCTAAAGTATAACTAAAGTCTGGATAACCCCCTCTAAAGTATTTATTGGTTCAATTTACCtcctaaactatgctatttggttcaatttacccttTACACAATTTGTCCTTTTTGCAAGTGGAgtcttaagttcaaattttgcaagatgataaTAGACATGATAAGACATGTTAGAAAATTATATCATGaaatttttatcattattttgatagggtaggatatttaataataaaattatccttgagatacaaaattatgtaAAAAATAATGAAGAAAAAATCATAAGATATTTTTcatatagattatgatgtccactaccaccatgcaaagtctcaaattaaaattcaacttgtgtatggagaacAAAAGGACAAATTGTATTATAGGTTAAGTTGAACCAAATATTATAGTTTAGGGGTAAATTGAATCAAAACATAGTTTAGGGTTGGACTTTTGTTATACTTGAGgaagtaatttggacttttccCAAATTAATTTGCACAAACAAGCATATGGCTAATCAGGCAATGAATCAACTGGTTGCACCTATTGTGTGCGTGTCAATTAAACTAGGTTTTGGTCACGtcaaccaaaaaaaagaaaagaaagaaagagaggagatgAGCCAGCCTGACTGTCCAATAGAGTACTAGTTAACTGATTGATTGCAACTGCACGCTGCCTGCTAGTCAACTGCCATGGATGAGTGATGAGTGGAGTGCTGCATGCAGCTCTGGAGCTGATGGAGAAGCAGGTTGTGGCCGTGGTGGGCCCGCAGTCGTCTGGCATCGCCCACGTGGTGTCCCACGCGGCGAACCAGCTGCGCGTGCCGCTGGTGTCCTTCGCCGCCCAAGACCCGGCGCTGGCGTCGACGCAGTACCCCTACTTCGTCCGCGCCGCGCACGACGACGCCTTCCAgatggccgccgtcgccgacatCGTCGCCCACTTCGGCTGGCGCGAGGTCACCGCCGTCTACGTCGACAACGActacggccgcggcggcgtcgacgcgcTGGGCGACGCCCTCCAGGACGTGCGCGCCAGGATAACCTGCAAGGCCGCGTTCCCGCCCGGCGCCGaccgcgccgcgctcgccgacgTCCTCCTGCGGGCCAACATGATGGAGTCGCGCGTCTTCGTCGTCCACGCCAGCCCGGACTCCGGTGTCGACGACGTCTTCGCCGTCGCGCACACGCTCAACATGATGGGCAGCGGCTACGTCTGGATCGCCACCGagtggctcgccgccgccatcgactcctcctcgtcgtcgtcgagagCACCAAGAGGAATGATGGGCCTCATACAGGGCGTGCTGACGCTGCGGCAGTACACCCCGGAGTCGGACGCCAAGCGGTCTCTCGAGACGAggttcgccgccgccagccgaaGCAGGAGCATGAACGCCTACGGGCTCTTCGCCTACGActcggtgtggatggtggcgcgCGCCATCGACGCGTTCCTGGGCGACGGCGGCAACATCTCCTTCTCCGCCGACCCCACCATCCGCGACGACAACGGGAGCGCGCTGCGCCTCAGCTCGCTCCGGGTGTTCGACCAGGGTGAGCAGCTGCTGCGCAAGGTCATGCTCGCCAACTTCACCGGCGTCACCGGGGAGGTGCGGTTCGACGACGGCGACAGGAGGGCCCTCGTCGGCGCGGCCTACGAGGTCCTCAACGTCGGCGGCACGGGCGTGCGGCGGGTCGGCTACTGGTCCAACCACACCCGCCAGCTGtcggtcgccgcgccgcccaacAACGGCAGCAACCAAAAGCTGTACAGCGTGATCTGGCCGGGGGacacgacggcgacgccgcgcgGGTGGGTGTTCCCCAACAACGGCCGGCCTCTGCGGATCGGCGTGCCGTACCGGACGACGTACAAGCAGTTCGTGTCCAGGGACTCGTCGGGGGGCCCCGACGGCGTGAGCGGCTACTGCGTCGACGTGTTCAAGGCGGCCGTGGAGCTGCTCCCCTACCCGGTGCCCGTGTCCTTCGTCCTCTTCGGCGACGGCGTCAAGAACCCGAGCTACGGCGAGCTGGTGCAGCGGGTGGCCGATGGATTCTTCGACGCGGCGGTGGGCGACATCTCGATCGTGACGAACCGGACGCGCGTGGTGGACTTCACGCAGCCGTACGTGGAGTCCGGGCT harbors:
- the LOC117845772 gene encoding glutamate receptor 3.4; its protein translation is MGMALLLRVVCLCSALAVALPARPPSVTIGALFTFDSVIGSSAATAIQLAVDDINRDATVLRGTNLTVLMQDTMCSGFVGTIRALELMEKQVVAVVGPQSSGIAHVVSHAANQLRVPLVSFAAQDPALASTQYPYFVRAAHDDAFQMAAVADIVAHFGWREVTAVYVDNDYGRGGVDALGDALQDVRARITCKAAFPPGADRAALADVLLRANMMESRVFVVHASPDSGVDDVFAVAHTLNMMGSGYVWIATEWLAAAIDSSSSSSRAPRGMMGLIQGVLTLRQYTPESDAKRSLETRFAAASRSRSMNAYGLFAYDSVWMVARAIDAFLGDGGNISFSADPTIRDDNGSALRLSSLRVFDQGEQLLRKVMLANFTGVTGEVRFDDGDRRALVGAAYEVLNVGGTGVRRVGYWSNHTRQLSVAAPPNNGSNQKLYSVIWPGDTTATPRGWVFPNNGRPLRIGVPYRTTYKQFVSRDSSGGPDGVSGYCVDVFKAAVELLPYPVPVSFVLFGDGVKNPSYGELVQRVADGFFDAAVGDISIVTNRTRVVDFTQPYVESGLVIVSPVKAKSSNEWAFLKPFTPGMWAITAGFFLFVGAVVWILEHRFNPEFRGSPRKQMVTIFWFSFSTMFFAHRENTVSTLGRFVLLIWLFVVLIINSSYTASLTSILTVQQLSTGIQGLDSLLSSNDPIGYQVGSFARSYMMEELGVPASRLRELAIDQYADSLQRGPGNGGVAAIVDELPYVELFLSTNCQFRTVGQEFTKSGWGFAFQRDSPLAVDLSTAILTLSENGDLQRIHDKWLNPGTCDSQSADVGSADRLNLNSFWGLFLICGVACFIALLIYFARILCQFCEYHDGSNNNTNADDSGDIMDPESERSVRRPARLSSIRDLMSFVDMKEAEVKRAIRSRSRERRLDRSMGASSVSEGPSLSRPSSIMSPV